From one Rhodanobacteraceae bacterium genomic stretch:
- the recJ gene encoding single-stranded-DNA-specific exonuclease RecJ, which yields MNSTAGISLAVRQRDVPACATDLESRVSRRIARVLAARGVRSPVEVDLKLSGLAPPQGLRDLDTAAARLADAIGRGERILVVGDFDADGATGTAVAVRGLRALGARDVCFAVPDRQRHGYGLSPGLVDELAPLRPQVLLTVDQGTSSLAGVERAVAAGIDVLVTDHHLPGPQLPAALAIVNPNLVSGHALAALAGVGVVFHLLAALRAEIARRTGQMPSVQLASLLDLVALGTVADLVPLDRTNRILVNEGLRRIRAGRAGSGLAALIENAGREPARMVASDLGFHIGPRLNAAGRLDDMTLGIRCLVSDDVDESRELAAQLSELNRERRSLQADMEREAGAIVERLLTERAGELPPALVVADPGWHAGVVGLVASRLAERLHRPTLALAPVEQGSDEWRGSGRSISGFHLRDALVDLDRLHPGLMTRFGGHAMAAGLTTASAHLSRLAQAFEVVAASLLTDEQLTRTIWTDGPLAAHEFGLDLARAIEAAGPFGQAFPEPLFDNEFSVVSRRVLKEKHLKLRLRAGSSTPVDAIWFSAPPALLDDTPPRLRLLYQLVVERWQGTESAGLQVRHGFAV from the coding sequence GTGAATAGCACAGCCGGTATTTCACTCGCGGTGCGACAGCGCGATGTGCCTGCCTGCGCGACGGATCTCGAATCCCGGGTATCGCGGCGCATCGCACGGGTGCTTGCTGCGCGCGGTGTGCGCTCGCCGGTCGAAGTCGACCTCAAGCTCTCGGGTCTGGCGCCGCCTCAGGGCCTGCGTGACCTGGATACGGCCGCCGCGCGGCTGGCGGATGCCATCGGGCGGGGCGAGCGCATTCTGGTGGTCGGCGATTTCGATGCGGATGGCGCCACCGGCACCGCGGTGGCGGTGCGCGGACTGCGCGCGCTGGGCGCGCGCGACGTCTGCTTTGCGGTGCCGGATCGCCAGCGCCATGGCTACGGTCTGTCGCCAGGGCTGGTCGACGAACTCGCACCGCTGCGGCCGCAGGTACTTTTGACGGTCGACCAGGGGACCTCCAGCCTGGCGGGCGTAGAGCGCGCGGTGGCCGCCGGTATCGACGTGCTGGTCACCGACCATCACCTGCCGGGGCCGCAATTGCCTGCGGCGCTGGCAATTGTCAATCCGAACCTGGTTTCCGGTCATGCGCTCGCTGCGCTGGCCGGGGTGGGTGTCGTGTTTCACCTGCTGGCTGCGCTGCGCGCCGAGATCGCCCGGCGCACCGGGCAGATGCCTTCGGTACAACTGGCGTCCTTGCTCGACCTGGTCGCACTCGGCACGGTCGCGGACCTGGTGCCGCTCGATCGCACCAACCGCATCCTGGTCAATGAGGGCCTGCGCCGGATCCGCGCCGGGCGTGCCGGCTCCGGGCTTGCGGCGCTGATCGAGAACGCCGGGCGTGAACCGGCACGGATGGTTGCCAGTGACCTCGGCTTCCATATCGGCCCACGCTTGAACGCCGCTGGACGTCTCGACGACATGACCCTCGGCATTCGCTGCCTGGTGTCCGACGATGTGGATGAGAGCCGTGAACTGGCGGCGCAACTGTCCGAGCTCAATCGCGAGCGGCGCAGCCTCCAGGCCGACATGGAGCGCGAGGCGGGCGCGATCGTCGAGCGCCTGCTGACCGAGCGCGCCGGCGAACTGCCGCCTGCGCTGGTGGTGGCCGATCCCGGTTGGCATGCCGGCGTCGTCGGCCTGGTGGCCAGCCGGCTCGCCGAGCGCCTGCACCGGCCCACGCTGGCGCTGGCGCCGGTGGAGCAGGGCAGCGACGAGTGGCGCGGCTCCGGGCGCTCGATCAGCGGCTTCCACCTGCGCGACGCGCTGGTGGACCTCGATCGATTGCATCCGGGGTTGATGACCCGCTTCGGCGGACACGCGATGGCAGCCGGTCTGACCACCGCCAGTGCCCATCTGTCCCGCCTGGCGCAGGCCTTCGAGGTGGTTGCGGCGTCGCTGCTGACCGACGAGCAGCTGACGCGCACGATCTGGACCGACGGCCCGCTCGCGGCGCACGAATTCGGCCTCGATCTGGCCCGCGCGATCGAGGCCGCCGGCCCCTTCGGCCAGGCCTTCCCGGAGCCGCTGTTCGACAACGAGTTCAGCGTCGTCAGCCGCCGGGTGCTGAAGGAAAAGCACCTCAAGCTGCGCCTGCGCGCCGGCAGCTCGACCCCGGTGGATGCGATCTGGTTCTCCGCGCCGCCGGCGCTGCTCGACGACACCCCGCCGCGCCTGCGCCTGCTCTACCAGCTGGTGGTGGAGCGATGGCAGGGCACGGAAAGCGCCGGGCTGCAGGTGCGGCACGGGTTTGCCGTGTAG
- a CDS encoding agmatine deiminase family protein translates to MTAATRWPAEWEPQAGILLAWPHSGTDWAANLAAVEGCYRELIHSILGFEDVYLIVADAAVRARAVEVIGSNLKRFEGTLHFIELPYNDTWLRDSGPITLLDGRKPRWLDFRFTGWGDKFEASLDDAIPAGLTAHPLFAHVPRQRVDFALEGGAIETDGQGTLLATWTCLARRHPGKSRAEVEKILGQTLAIDRFHWLSHGELAGDDTDAHIDTLARFAARDRIVYQGCESQLDEHYAALNRMAHELAALTTRNREPYELFPLPFAPPIFAADGRRLAASYANFLIVNGGVLMPGYDVDTDLDAAEVLQAAFPDHDVVIVPCRALIEQNGSLHCLTMQLPEGVAA, encoded by the coding sequence ATGACGGCAGCGACCCGCTGGCCGGCCGAGTGGGAACCACAGGCCGGAATCCTGCTGGCGTGGCCGCACTCCGGGACCGATTGGGCCGCCAACCTGGCTGCGGTCGAAGGCTGCTATCGCGAACTGATCCACAGCATCCTCGGATTCGAGGATGTCTACCTGATCGTGGCCGACGCCGCAGTGCGCGCCCGTGCAGTCGAAGTGATCGGCAGCAACCTGAAGCGTTTTGAGGGCACGCTGCACTTCATCGAACTGCCCTACAACGACACCTGGCTGCGCGATTCCGGCCCGATCACGCTGCTCGACGGGCGCAAGCCGCGCTGGCTGGATTTCCGCTTCACCGGCTGGGGCGACAAGTTCGAGGCCAGCCTGGATGACGCGATTCCGGCGGGACTGACGGCGCACCCGCTGTTTGCGCACGTACCGCGCCAACGGGTTGACTTCGCGCTGGAAGGCGGCGCGATCGAGACCGACGGCCAAGGCACACTGCTCGCCACCTGGACCTGCCTGGCGCGGCGGCATCCGGGCAAGTCGCGTGCGGAGGTCGAGAAGATCCTCGGCCAGACGCTCGCGATCGACCGCTTCCACTGGCTCTCGCACGGCGAGCTGGCCGGCGACGACACCGATGCGCACATCGACACCCTGGCGCGCTTCGCGGCGCGCGACCGTATCGTCTACCAGGGCTGCGAGTCGCAGCTGGACGAACATTACGCGGCGCTCAACCGGATGGCCCATGAACTGGCGGCGCTGACCACGCGCAACCGCGAGCCCTACGAGCTCTTCCCGCTGCCCTTCGCGCCGCCGATCTTCGCTGCCGACGGGCGCCGGCTGGCCGCGTCCTACGCCAACTTCCTGATCGTCAACGGCGGCGTGCTGATGCCCGGCTACGATGTCGACACCGACCTGGACGCCGCCGAGGTGCTGCAGGCAGCGTTCCCGGACCATGACGTGGTCATCGTGCCCTGCCGCGCGCTGATCGAGCAGAACGGCAGCCTGCATTGCCTGACAATGCAACTGCCGGAAGGAGTTGCCGCGTGA
- the prfB gene encoding peptide chain release factor 2 (programmed frameshift), translating to METNALSAKLADLRQRVDALRGFLDFDNKKDRLDEVSRELEDPDVWNKPERAQELGRERARLEATVKNLTELTQGIADSVDLLEMIVAEDDAGSLATLEKDVAAIDERIARMEFQRMFSNPMDGNPAYVDIQAGAGGTEAQDWAEMLLRMYLRWCERKGFNTELLEVSAGDVAGIKSASLRVEGDYAFGWLRTEIGVHRLVRISPFDSNKRRHTSFASVFCAPEVDDNVEIEINPADLKTDVYRSSGAGGQHVNKTESAVRITHVPTGMVVACQTERSQHANRDRAMKMLKAKLYEIEIQKRNAEKDKLEATKSDIGWGHQIRSYVLDDARIKDLRTGVERRDTQTVLDGDLDDYVEASLKQGL from the exons ATGGAAACAAATGCGCTCTCGGCGAAGCTCGCCGACCTGCGCCAGCGCGTCGATGCGCTGAGGGGGTTTCTT GACTTCGACAACAAGAAAGACCGGCTCGACGAAGTAAGCCGCGAACTCGAAGACCCCGACGTGTGGAACAAGCCCGAACGTGCCCAGGAGCTGGGTCGCGAGCGGGCGCGCCTGGAGGCCACGGTCAAGAACCTGACCGAGCTGACCCAAGGCATCGCCGACTCGGTGGACTTGCTGGAAATGATTGTCGCTGAGGACGACGCGGGTTCGCTGGCGACGCTGGAGAAAGACGTCGCCGCCATCGACGAGCGCATCGCGCGGATGGAATTCCAGCGCATGTTTTCCAACCCGATGGACGGCAATCCGGCCTACGTCGACATCCAGGCCGGTGCCGGCGGCACGGAGGCCCAGGACTGGGCCGAAATGCTGCTGCGCATGTACCTGCGCTGGTGCGAACGCAAGGGCTTCAACACCGAGCTGCTGGAAGTCAGCGCGGGCGATGTGGCCGGGATCAAGAGCGCCTCGTTGCGCGTCGAGGGCGATTACGCCTTCGGCTGGCTGCGCACCGAGATCGGGGTGCATCGGCTGGTACGCATTTCGCCATTCGATTCGAACAAGCGGCGCCACACCAGCTTTGCGTCGGTCTTCTGCGCGCCTGAGGTGGACGACAACGTCGAGATCGAGATCAACCCGGCCGACCTGAAGACCGACGTCTACCGCTCGTCCGGCGCCGGCGGCCAGCACGTCAACAAGACCGAGTCGGCGGTGCGCATCACCCACGTGCCGACCGGCATGGTGGTGGCCTGCCAGACCGAGCGCAGCCAGCATGCCAACCGCGACCGCGCGATGAAGATGCTGAAGGCCAAGCTGTACGAGATCGAGATACAGAAGCGCAACGCCGAGAAGGACAAGCTCGAGGCGACCAAGAGCGACATCGGCTGGGGCCACCAGATCCGCAGTTATGTGCTCGACGATGCGCGGATCAAGGACCTGCGTACTGGAGTGGAGCGCCGCGACACCCAGACCGTGCTCGACGGCGACCTCGACGACTACGTGGAAGCCAGCCTGAAGCAGGGGCTGTGA
- a CDS encoding IS630 family transposase — protein sequence MARNGRPPLGLQLSDEERTELRSRLNSRKGATDEKFRIRIILALAGGESSRVIAERMKTTAQTISKWRRRFEAFRLAGLGDAPRAGRGRRLSDEQVQEVIDRVRQTKPENSTHWSVRQMSEATGVSATSVHRIWRAFVLKPHLQDTFKLSTDPHFVDKVRDVVGLYLTPPDRALVLCVDEKSQIQALDRTQPGLPLTFGKPATRTHDYKRHGTTSLFAALDVATGKVISQLKRRHRSAEFLQFLGVIDAAVPADHDVHLIMDNYGTHKTDAVRAWFAARPRYHVHFTPTSASWLNLVERFFSTLSEKWIKRGAHTSVKDLEQSIRAYLARHNEDPKPFVWHKSADQIIDAVGRAAARLA from the coding sequence ATGGCCAGGAATGGTCGCCCGCCTCTGGGTTTGCAACTGAGCGACGAGGAGCGGACCGAGTTGCGGTCCCGGCTCAATTCGCGCAAGGGTGCTACGGACGAAAAGTTTCGGATCAGGATCATCCTGGCTTTGGCCGGTGGTGAGTCGAGCAGAGTCATCGCCGAGCGGATGAAGACGACGGCGCAGACCATCTCCAAGTGGCGGCGGCGCTTTGAGGCGTTCCGGCTGGCGGGATTGGGGGACGCCCCGCGCGCAGGCCGCGGTCGTCGCTTGAGCGATGAGCAGGTGCAGGAGGTGATCGATCGCGTCCGCCAGACAAAGCCCGAGAATTCAACGCATTGGAGCGTGCGCCAGATGAGCGAGGCGACCGGAGTTTCGGCGACTTCGGTGCATCGAATCTGGCGTGCATTCGTCCTCAAGCCACACCTGCAGGACACCTTCAAGCTGTCGACGGATCCGCACTTCGTCGACAAGGTGCGCGATGTCGTCGGGCTATACCTGACTCCACCGGATCGCGCGTTGGTCCTCTGTGTGGACGAGAAGAGTCAGATCCAGGCGCTGGATCGAACGCAGCCCGGACTGCCGTTGACGTTCGGCAAGCCGGCGACACGAACGCACGACTACAAGCGCCACGGAACCACCTCACTGTTCGCGGCGCTGGACGTCGCCACGGGAAAAGTCATCAGCCAGCTCAAGCGACGCCATCGCAGTGCCGAGTTCCTGCAATTCCTCGGGGTCATCGACGCCGCGGTGCCTGCCGACCACGACGTGCATCTCATCATGGACAACTATGGCACCCACAAGACCGATGCCGTGCGCGCATGGTTCGCTGCACGTCCGCGCTACCACGTCCACTTCACGCCGACGTCCGCGTCCTGGCTGAATCTGGTAGAGCGGTTCTTCTCCACGCTGAGCGAGAAGTGGATCAAGCGCGGCGCCCACACCAGCGTGAAGGATCTGGAGCAGTCGATTCGCGCCTACCTGGCGCGCCACAACGAGGACCCCAAGCCATTTGTGTGGCACAAGAGCGCCGACCAGATCATCGATGCCGTCGGTCGTGCGGCCGCGAGACTGGCGTGA
- the rpmJ gene encoding 50S ribosomal protein L36, producing MKVLSSLKSAKSRHRDCKVVRRRGKVFVICKSNPRFKARQR from the coding sequence ATGAAGGTTCTTTCCTCGCTCAAGTCGGCCAAGTCGCGTCACCGTGACTGCAAGGTGGTTCGCCGCCGTGGCAAGGTGTTCGTGATCTGCAAGAGCAACCCGCGTTTCAAGGCGCGCCAGCGCTGA
- a CDS encoding M36 family metallopeptidase encodes MLLKDDYVSEHNGIRHLYWRQRLSGIEVWNGDLAINVARDGSIINLHNGFVSDLAAKVAGQAASVDQVTAIRNAARSVALNVRAPLLMLQTERGPSRKALYTGGGISADDIPVELVYQPSDDRQAVRLAWDVTIREADTNNWWSIRVDAASGEAISTVNWRAHAGETHAPSGSLSQYRVFPFPAENPDQTTHQLVTDPHDTTASPFGWHDNNGAAGNEFTDTRGNNVLAQDDMDGNNSGGTRPVGTGSTPLAFDFPFNPANEPEAGNNLNAAIVNLFYWNNIMHDLTFRYGFNAAAGNFQTNNYGGGGAGNDAVNADALDGLNVGISGSNNNANFATPPDGSAPRMQMFRWLAPVELEVTSPVVIAGNYTGAAAGFGPVFNSAGFTGSLKLVDDGVAPGSDSCTASPAGSLTGQIAVIDRGGCEFGLKVLNAQNAGAVAAVVVNNDATPPFGMGPGVSGASVTIRSMMISQADGNTIRAQLPAPGVAVSMQSTQPHRDSDMDAGIIAHEYGHGISNRLTGGPSNANCLATTLGGGATSEQGGEGWSDFWALVIHAKPSDTALTPRFIGAYSSFQSGATGPGIRNFPYSTDPAVSPQTYANVAATNAPHGVGEIWAGALWNVYWNMVARYGFDPDIYTGTGGNNKTIQLVIDGMKLQPCSPTMVAARDAILAADQANNGGANVCEIWRGFAPKGLGTNAVGGAFARGDETAGFLVPLQCSADFVFATGFE; translated from the coding sequence ATGCTCCTGAAGGACGACTACGTCTCCGAGCACAACGGCATCCGGCACCTCTATTGGCGCCAGCGGCTCTCCGGCATCGAAGTCTGGAACGGTGATCTTGCGATCAATGTCGCGCGGGACGGCAGCATCATCAACCTGCACAACGGTTTTGTCAGCGATCTGGCGGCCAAGGTAGCAGGCCAGGCGGCCAGCGTCGACCAGGTGACGGCCATCCGCAACGCCGCGCGTTCCGTGGCTCTCAACGTGCGCGCACCCTTGCTGATGTTGCAAACCGAGCGCGGGCCCTCGCGCAAGGCGCTGTACACCGGTGGCGGCATCTCAGCCGACGACATTCCGGTGGAACTGGTGTACCAGCCGAGCGACGACCGCCAAGCCGTGCGCCTGGCTTGGGATGTGACCATCCGCGAGGCGGACACCAACAACTGGTGGTCGATCCGAGTGGACGCCGCCAGCGGCGAGGCGATCTCGACGGTGAACTGGAGGGCGCATGCGGGTGAGACACACGCACCCTCGGGCTCGCTCAGCCAGTACCGGGTGTTCCCGTTCCCGGCAGAAAACCCGGACCAGACCACCCACCAGTTGGTGACCGATCCACACGACACCACGGCGTCGCCGTTCGGTTGGCACGACAACAACGGCGCTGCGGGCAACGAGTTCACCGATACCCGCGGCAACAATGTCCTGGCGCAGGACGACATGGATGGGAACAACAGCGGCGGCACGCGCCCGGTGGGCACAGGCAGCACTCCGCTCGCCTTCGACTTCCCGTTCAATCCCGCGAATGAACCGGAGGCCGGCAACAATCTCAATGCGGCGATCGTGAACTTGTTCTACTGGAACAACATCATGCACGATCTGACCTTCCGCTACGGATTCAACGCGGCGGCCGGCAATTTCCAGACCAACAACTATGGCGGCGGTGGCGCGGGTAACGACGCGGTCAACGCCGATGCGCTCGATGGCCTGAACGTGGGCATCTCGGGCTCGAACAACAACGCCAACTTCGCCACGCCCCCTGATGGCAGTGCGCCACGGATGCAGATGTTCCGTTGGCTGGCGCCAGTTGAACTCGAGGTGACCAGTCCGGTGGTCATCGCCGGCAATTACACCGGGGCGGCAGCAGGTTTCGGCCCGGTGTTCAATTCGGCCGGCTTTACCGGCAGTCTCAAGTTGGTTGATGACGGAGTGGCGCCGGGCAGCGATAGTTGCACGGCCTCGCCTGCAGGCAGCCTGACCGGCCAGATTGCAGTGATCGACCGTGGTGGATGCGAATTCGGGCTCAAGGTGCTGAATGCGCAGAATGCGGGTGCGGTCGCAGCGGTGGTCGTCAACAACGACGCCACGCCGCCGTTCGGCATGGGTCCGGGCGTCTCGGGCGCCTCGGTCACCATCCGGTCGATGATGATCAGCCAGGCCGATGGCAACACCATCCGTGCGCAGCTCCCGGCACCGGGCGTGGCGGTCAGCATGCAGAGCACGCAACCGCACCGCGACTCGGACATGGATGCCGGCATCATTGCGCATGAGTACGGTCACGGCATCTCCAACCGCCTGACCGGGGGGCCGTCCAATGCCAATTGCCTGGCCACCACTCTTGGTGGCGGAGCGACCTCGGAGCAGGGCGGCGAAGGCTGGAGCGACTTCTGGGCGCTCGTCATCCATGCCAAGCCGTCGGATACGGCGCTGACACCACGCTTCATCGGTGCCTATTCCAGCTTCCAGTCGGGCGCCACCGGGCCAGGTATCCGCAATTTCCCCTACTCGACCGATCCGGCCGTCAGCCCGCAGACCTACGCCAATGTCGCCGCCACCAATGCGCCTCACGGCGTGGGCGAGATCTGGGCCGGTGCACTGTGGAACGTCTACTGGAACATGGTCGCGCGCTACGGCTTCGATCCTGACATTTACACTGGCACCGGCGGCAACAACAAGACGATCCAACTGGTCATCGACGGCATGAAGCTGCAGCCATGCAGCCCGACCATGGTGGCGGCGCGCGATGCGATCCTGGCGGCCGACCAGGCCAACAATGGCGGTGCCAATGTCTGCGAGATTTGGCGCGGATTTGCGCCCAAAGGGCTCGGGACGAATGCGGTTGGCGGTGCGTTTGCGCGGGGCGACGAGACTGCGGGCTTCCTGGTGCCGCTGCAATGCTCGGCCGATTTCGTATTTGCGACCGGTTTCGAGTGA
- a CDS encoding carbon-nitrogen hydrolase: MLKVALVQDRDRGSVEANLARIEARVGEAAAGGARLVLLQELHNGAYFCQTQDVREFDRAEPIPGPSTERLSRLAARHGVVLVSSLFERRAAGLYHNTAVVFDADGRIAGRYRKMHIPDDPGFMEKFYFTPGDLGFEPVDTAVGRLGVLVCWDQWYPEAARLMALAGADMLLYPTAIGWDPRDDESEKRRQQEAWMVSQRGHAVANGLPVLSCNRVGFEADPSGAGAGIQFWGTSFVAGPQGEFLARASDGEDELLLAEVDLKRSENVRRIWPFLRDRRIDAYGDLLKRFRSP; encoded by the coding sequence ATGCTGAAAGTGGCCTTGGTGCAGGACCGCGACCGCGGCAGCGTCGAGGCCAACCTGGCGAGGATCGAGGCCCGCGTCGGTGAGGCCGCGGCCGGCGGCGCCCGGCTGGTCCTGCTGCAGGAACTGCACAACGGCGCGTACTTCTGCCAGACCCAGGACGTGCGCGAGTTCGACCGAGCCGAGCCGATCCCCGGGCCGAGCACCGAGCGCCTGTCGCGCCTGGCCGCGCGCCACGGCGTGGTGCTGGTGTCCTCGCTGTTCGAACGCCGCGCCGCCGGGCTCTACCACAACACCGCGGTGGTGTTCGACGCCGACGGACGCATCGCCGGGCGCTATCGCAAGATGCATATCCCGGACGATCCGGGCTTCATGGAGAAGTTCTACTTCACACCGGGCGACCTGGGCTTCGAGCCGGTCGACACTGCCGTGGGCCGCCTCGGCGTGCTGGTGTGCTGGGACCAGTGGTACCCGGAAGCTGCCCGGCTGATGGCACTCGCCGGCGCCGACATGCTGCTGTATCCGACGGCGATCGGCTGGGATCCACGTGACGACGAGAGCGAAAAGCGCCGCCAGCAGGAGGCGTGGATGGTGAGCCAGCGCGGTCACGCGGTCGCCAACGGCCTGCCGGTGCTGAGCTGCAACCGGGTCGGCTTCGAGGCCGATCCCTCCGGCGCGGGCGCCGGGATCCAGTTCTGGGGCACCAGCTTCGTTGCCGGCCCGCAGGGCGAGTTCCTCGCGCGCGCCAGCGATGGCGAGGACGAGTTGCTGCTGGCCGAGGTGGACCTCAAGCGCAGCGAGAACGTGCGCCGCATCTGGCCCTTCCTGCGCGACCGCCGCATCGATGCCTACGGCGATTTGCTGAAGCGCTTCCGCTCGCCTTGA